In the Micromonospora narathiwatensis genome, one interval contains:
- a CDS encoding type III polyketide synthase, which produces MAVPVIAGLGTAQPPAAAQHELWEGFFAKHFSGATRALAERIFANSGVSRRQAAVNPLLEDVSGWPTERRMRRYQVEALPLGKEAVGRALTAAGLDARDVGLFVVCSCTGYATPGLDILLARDLGMAPDTQRMFVGHMGCYAALPGLGAAGDFVAARGRPALLLCAELTSLHIQPANARVDTQQIVSHALFSDAAVAAVLVPGGRGYALREVASVTDTSTADHMTWDVTDTGFRMGLSPKVPQVLSHHVRGLVDDLLARHGRTSAEVDGWAVHPGGPRILNVVDRELALPPEALAASRATLDEHGNCSSPTVLLILDRLRRAGTPPAWIVMLAFGPGLTLYAALLERTG; this is translated from the coding sequence ATGGCCGTACCGGTGATCGCGGGTCTGGGTACGGCGCAGCCGCCGGCCGCCGCGCAGCACGAACTCTGGGAGGGCTTCTTCGCGAAGCACTTCTCCGGGGCCACCCGGGCGCTGGCCGAGCGCATCTTCGCCAACTCCGGCGTGTCCCGCCGACAGGCGGCGGTGAACCCGCTGCTGGAGGACGTCTCGGGGTGGCCGACCGAGCGTCGGATGCGGCGCTATCAGGTGGAGGCGTTGCCGCTCGGCAAGGAGGCGGTGGGCCGGGCGCTCACCGCCGCCGGGCTCGACGCCCGGGACGTGGGCCTGTTCGTGGTCTGCTCCTGCACCGGGTACGCCACTCCAGGGCTGGACATCCTGCTCGCCCGGGACCTGGGCATGGCCCCGGACACCCAGCGCATGTTCGTCGGCCACATGGGCTGCTACGCGGCCCTGCCGGGGCTGGGCGCGGCGGGCGACTTCGTCGCCGCCCGGGGCCGCCCCGCACTGCTGCTCTGCGCGGAGCTGACCAGCCTGCACATCCAGCCCGCCAATGCCCGGGTGGACACCCAGCAGATCGTGTCGCACGCGCTCTTCTCGGACGCCGCGGTCGCCGCCGTGCTCGTCCCCGGTGGCCGGGGGTACGCGCTGCGCGAGGTCGCCTCGGTCACCGACACCTCGACCGCCGACCACATGACCTGGGACGTCACCGACACCGGTTTCCGGATGGGGCTGTCGCCGAAGGTCCCGCAGGTGCTCTCGCACCACGTCCGGGGGCTGGTCGACGATCTGCTGGCCCGGCACGGCCGGACGTCCGCCGAAGTGGACGGCTGGGCGGTGCACCCGGGCGGCCCGCGGATCCTCAACGTGGTGGACCGGGAGCTGGCCCTGCCGCCGGAGGCGCTCGCGGCGTCCCGCGCCACCCTCGACGAGCACGGCAACTGCTCGTCTCCGACAGTGCTGCTGATCCTGGATCGGCTGCGCCGCGCGGGGACGCCGCCGGCCTGGATCGTGATGCTCGCCTTCGGACCGGGCCTGACCCTGTACGCGGCGCTGCTCGAGCGCACCGGCTGA
- a CDS encoding acyl-CoA dehydrogenase family protein encodes MTVHALEAARRLTPRLAARAAEHDRDGTFPVDDFADLREAGLFGLMVPRGLGGAGATFAEYAAVATELARGNGATALVFNMHASVTGALGAVTEELAEALGVPDEALAARDRLLRAAAQGAWYAVAMSERGAGARLSQLSTAYEPVEGGWHIKGSKTFCSGAGHPDGYLVAARSTADQSVVSQFLVPAGDGITVEPTWDSLGMRATSSHDLHLDVTVPADRLLGGVEGLALVVAQLMPHWLVASYAAVYVGVARAAIDAAAEHLNARNLSGLPAVRARLGRADAAVAAAELVVAEAARRVDEAPGDAETNRWVWRAKLLAGTTAADVAASMLEAAGTSATRRGHPLERLYRDARCGSLHPATSDVCADWLGVAALGGDPDRDGSTPRW; translated from the coding sequence ATGACTGTGCACGCGCTGGAGGCGGCCCGCCGGTTGACGCCGCGACTGGCCGCCCGCGCGGCGGAGCACGACCGGGACGGCACCTTTCCGGTCGACGACTTCGCCGACCTGCGGGAGGCCGGGCTCTTCGGGCTGATGGTGCCCCGGGGGCTGGGCGGGGCGGGGGCGACCTTCGCCGAGTACGCGGCCGTCGCCACCGAGCTGGCCCGGGGCAACGGCGCCACCGCGCTGGTGTTCAACATGCACGCCTCGGTCACCGGGGCACTGGGCGCGGTGACCGAGGAGCTGGCGGAGGCGCTGGGCGTACCGGACGAGGCGTTGGCCGCCCGGGACCGGCTGCTCCGCGCGGCGGCCCAGGGCGCCTGGTACGCGGTGGCGATGAGCGAGCGCGGCGCCGGTGCCCGGCTGTCCCAGCTCAGCACCGCCTACGAGCCGGTCGAGGGCGGCTGGCACATCAAGGGGAGCAAGACCTTCTGCTCCGGCGCCGGGCACCCGGACGGCTACCTGGTGGCCGCGCGCAGCACCGCCGACCAGTCGGTGGTCTCCCAGTTCCTGGTCCCGGCCGGGGACGGGATCACGGTCGAGCCCACCTGGGACTCGCTCGGCATGCGCGCCACCTCGTCGCACGACCTGCACCTGGACGTCACCGTCCCGGCCGACCGGCTGCTCGGCGGGGTGGAGGGGCTCGCCCTGGTGGTGGCCCAGCTCATGCCGCACTGGCTGGTGGCCAGCTACGCCGCCGTCTACGTCGGTGTGGCCCGGGCCGCGATCGACGCCGCCGCCGAGCACCTGAACGCGCGCAACCTCTCCGGCCTGCCGGCGGTCCGGGCCCGGTTGGGTCGGGCCGACGCGGCGGTCGCGGCGGCCGAGCTGGTGGTGGCCGAGGCGGCCCGCCGGGTCGACGAGGCCCCCGGCGACGCGGAGACCAACCGCTGGGTGTGGCGGGCCAAGCTGCTCGCCGGCACCACCGCCGCCGACGTGGCGGCGTCCATGCTGGAGGCCGCCGGCACCTCGGCCACCCGCCGGGGCCACCCGCTGGAACGGCTCTACCGGGACGCCCGGTGCGGCTCGTTGCACCCGGCGACCTCCGACGTCTGCGCCGACTGGCTCGGCGTCGCCGCGCTCGGTGGCGACCCGGACCGCGACGGCTCAACCCCTCGTTGGTGA